The Nomascus leucogenys isolate Asia chromosome 16, Asia_NLE_v1, whole genome shotgun sequence genome includes a region encoding these proteins:
- the LOC100605657 gene encoding cytochrome P450 11B1, mitochondrial isoform X2, producing MALRAKAEVFMAVPWLSLQRARALGTRAARVSRTVLPFEAMPRRPGNRWLRLLQIWREQGYEHLHLEMHQTFQELGPIFRFDLGGARMVCVMLPEDVEKLQQVDSLHPRRMSLEPWVAYRQHRGHKCGVFLLNGPEWRFNRLRLNPDVLSPKAVQRFLPMVDAVARDFSQALRKKVLQNARGSLTLDVQPSIFHYTIEASNLALFGERLGLVGHSPSSASLNFLHALEVMFKSTVQLMFMPRSLSRWTSPKVWKEHFEAWDCIFQYGDNCIQKIYQELAFNRPQQYTSIVAELLLNAELSPDAIKANSMELTAGSVDTTVFPLLMTLFELARNPDVQQALRQESLAAAASISEHPQKATTELPLLRAALKETLRLYPVGLFLERVASSDLVLQNYHIPAGVLKHLQVETLTQEDIKMVYSFILRPSTFPLLTFRAIN from the exons ATGGCACTCAGGGCAAAGGCAGAGGTGTTCATGGCAGTGCCCTGgctgtccctgcaaagggcacgGGCACTGGGCACTAGAGCTGCCCGCGTCTCCAGGACAGTGCTGCCCTTTGAAGCCATGCCCCGGCGTCCAGGCAACAGGTGGCTGAGGCTGCTGCAGATCTGGAGGGAGCAGGGTTATGAGCACCTGCACCTGGAGATGCACCAGACCTTCCAGGAACTGGGGCCCATTTTCAG GTTCGACTTGGGAGGAGCACGCATGGTGTGTGTGATGCTGCCGGAGGAcgtggagaagctgcagcaggtGGACAGCCTGCATCCCCGCAGGATGAGCCTGGAGCCCTGGGTGGCCTACAGACAACATCGTGGGCACAAATGTGGCGTGTTCTTGCT GAATGGGCCTGAATGGCGCTTCAACCGATTGCGGCTGAACCCAGATGTGCTGTCGCCCAAGGCCGTGCAGAGGTTCCTCCCGATGGTGGATGCGGTGGCCAGGGACTTCTCCCAGGCCCTCAGGAAGAAGGTGCTGCAGAACGCCCGGGGGAGCCTGACCCTGGACGTCCAGCCCAGCATCTTCCACTACACCATAGAAG CCAGCAACTTAGCTCTTTTTGGAGAGCGGCTGGGCCTGGTTGGCcacagccccagctctgccagccTGAACTTCCTCCATGCCCTGGAGGTCATGTTCAAATCCACCGTCCAGCTCATGTTCatgcccaggagcctgtctcgCTGGACCAGCCCCAAGGTGTGGaaggagcactttgaggcctgggACTGCATCTTCCAGTACG GCGACAACTGTATCCAGAAAATCTATCAGGAACTGGCCTTCAACCGCCCTCAACAGTACACCAGCATCGTGGCGGAGCTCCTGTTGAATGCGGAACTGTCGCCAGATGCCATCAAGGCCAACTCTATGGAACTCACTGCAGGGAGCGTGGACACG ACGGTGTTTCCCTTGCTGATGACGCTCTTTGAGCTGGCTCGGAACCCCGACGTGCAGCAGGCCCTGCGCCAGGAGAGCCTGGCCGCCGCAGCCAGCATCAGTGAACATCCCCAGAAGGCAACCACCGAGCTGCCCTTGCTGCGGGCGGCCCTCAAGGAGACCTTGAG GCTCTACCCTGTGGGTCTGTTTTTGGAGCGAGTGGCGAGCTCAGACTTGGTGCTTCAGAACTACCACATCCCAGCTGGG GTGCTGAAACACCTCCAGGTGGAGACACTAACCCAAGAGGATATAAAGATGGTCTACAGCTTCATATTGAGGCCCAGCACGTTCCCCCTCCTCACCTTCAGGGCCATCAACTAA
- the LOC100605657 gene encoding cytochrome P450 11B1, mitochondrial isoform X1 — MALRAKAEVFMAVPWLSLQRARALGTRAARVSRTVLPFEAMPRRPGNRWLRLLQIWREQGYEHLHLEMHQTFQELGPIFRFDLGGARMVCVMLPEDVEKLQQVDSLHPRRMSLEPWVAYRQHRGHKCGVFLLNGPEWRFNRLRLNPDVLSPKAVQRFLPMVDAVARDFSQALRKKVLQNARGSLTLDVQPSIFHYTIEASNLALFGERLGLVGHSPSSASLNFLHALEVMFKSTVQLMFMPRSLSRWTSPKVWKEHFEAWDCIFQYGDNCIQKIYQELAFNRPQQYTSIVAELLLNAELSPDAIKANSMELTAGSVDTTVFPLLMTLFELARNPDVQQALRQESLAAAASISEHPQKATTELPLLRAALKETLRLYPVGLFLERVASSDLVLQNYHIPAGTLVRVFLYSLGRNPALFPRPERYNPQRWLDIRGSGRNFYHVPFGFGMRQCLGRRLAEAEMLLLLHHVLKHLQVETLTQEDIKMVYSFILRPSTFPLLTFRAIN; from the exons ATGGCACTCAGGGCAAAGGCAGAGGTGTTCATGGCAGTGCCCTGgctgtccctgcaaagggcacgGGCACTGGGCACTAGAGCTGCCCGCGTCTCCAGGACAGTGCTGCCCTTTGAAGCCATGCCCCGGCGTCCAGGCAACAGGTGGCTGAGGCTGCTGCAGATCTGGAGGGAGCAGGGTTATGAGCACCTGCACCTGGAGATGCACCAGACCTTCCAGGAACTGGGGCCCATTTTCAG GTTCGACTTGGGAGGAGCACGCATGGTGTGTGTGATGCTGCCGGAGGAcgtggagaagctgcagcaggtGGACAGCCTGCATCCCCGCAGGATGAGCCTGGAGCCCTGGGTGGCCTACAGACAACATCGTGGGCACAAATGTGGCGTGTTCTTGCT GAATGGGCCTGAATGGCGCTTCAACCGATTGCGGCTGAACCCAGATGTGCTGTCGCCCAAGGCCGTGCAGAGGTTCCTCCCGATGGTGGATGCGGTGGCCAGGGACTTCTCCCAGGCCCTCAGGAAGAAGGTGCTGCAGAACGCCCGGGGGAGCCTGACCCTGGACGTCCAGCCCAGCATCTTCCACTACACCATAGAAG CCAGCAACTTAGCTCTTTTTGGAGAGCGGCTGGGCCTGGTTGGCcacagccccagctctgccagccTGAACTTCCTCCATGCCCTGGAGGTCATGTTCAAATCCACCGTCCAGCTCATGTTCatgcccaggagcctgtctcgCTGGACCAGCCCCAAGGTGTGGaaggagcactttgaggcctgggACTGCATCTTCCAGTACG GCGACAACTGTATCCAGAAAATCTATCAGGAACTGGCCTTCAACCGCCCTCAACAGTACACCAGCATCGTGGCGGAGCTCCTGTTGAATGCGGAACTGTCGCCAGATGCCATCAAGGCCAACTCTATGGAACTCACTGCAGGGAGCGTGGACACG ACGGTGTTTCCCTTGCTGATGACGCTCTTTGAGCTGGCTCGGAACCCCGACGTGCAGCAGGCCCTGCGCCAGGAGAGCCTGGCCGCCGCAGCCAGCATCAGTGAACATCCCCAGAAGGCAACCACCGAGCTGCCCTTGCTGCGGGCGGCCCTCAAGGAGACCTTGAG GCTCTACCCTGTGGGTCTGTTTTTGGAGCGAGTGGCGAGCTCAGACTTGGTGCTTCAGAACTACCACATCCCAGCTGGG ACATTGGTGCGCGTGTTCCTCTACTCTCTGGGTCGCAACCCCGCCTTGTTCCCGAGGCCGGAGCGCTATAACCCCCAGCGCTGGCTAGACATCAGGGGCTCCGGCAGGAACTTCTACCACGTGCCCTTTGGCTTTGGCATGCGCCAGTGCCTCGGGCGGCGCCTGGCAGAGGcagagatgctgctgctgctgcaccaC GTGCTGAAACACCTCCAGGTGGAGACACTAACCCAAGAGGATATAAAGATGGTCTACAGCTTCATATTGAGGCCCAGCACGTTCCCCCTCCTCACCTTCAGGGCCATCAACTAA